The following coding sequences lie in one Verrucomicrobiota bacterium genomic window:
- a CDS encoding DedA family protein, producing MEWIQQFIDLVLHVDKHLDALILQFGVWFYVLIFAVIFCETGLVVTPFLPGDSLLFALGAFAARGSLNLPALLILLPIAAILGDMVNYWCGAWIGPKIFRGENVRFLNKAHLDRTHAFYEKYGAKTIVLARFVPIVRTFAPFVAGMGRMTYTKFTAYNIGGALLWVFIFVPAGYFFADHPLVRKNFTLVMLAIIFLSVLPAVIEIVREWQKSKRASTS from the coding sequence ATGGAATGGATTCAACAATTCATCGATTTGGTGCTGCACGTGGACAAGCACCTCGACGCGCTCATTCTTCAATTTGGAGTTTGGTTTTACGTGCTGATTTTTGCCGTGATTTTCTGTGAAACCGGCCTCGTCGTCACGCCGTTCCTGCCCGGTGATTCGCTGTTGTTCGCGCTCGGCGCTTTTGCCGCACGTGGAAGCTTGAATTTGCCGGCCTTGCTCATCCTGCTTCCCATCGCCGCCATCCTGGGGGACATGGTCAATTACTGGTGCGGAGCTTGGATCGGGCCGAAAATCTTTCGCGGCGAAAATGTCCGGTTCCTGAACAAGGCCCACTTGGACCGGACCCACGCCTTTTACGAAAAGTATGGTGCGAAGACGATTGTGCTGGCCCGTTTCGTGCCCATTGTTCGCACTTTCGCCCCGTTCGTGGCGGGCATGGGCCGCATGACCTACACCAAATTCACGGCTTACAACATCGGGGGAGCGTTGCTCTGGGTTTTCATTTTTGTGCCGGCGGGCTATTTCTTTGCCGATCACCCCCTGGTGCGGAAGAATTTTACCCTGGTCATGCTGGCGATTATCTTCCTTTCCGTCCTGCCGGCCGTCATTGAGATCGTGCGAGAATGGCAGAAGTCCAAGCGCGCTTCCACTTCTTGA
- a CDS encoding NUDIX domain-containing protein, which produces MVASLEMKALFRHCPRCSSTELEWPDPRHFVCPNCGLTLYRNTTSAVAAFLLDPENNVLLIERAREPSKGMMAVPGGFVDPGERAEEALRREIREEVGLTTDTLDFLCSAPNTYAYKNISYDVLDWFFVGRLQNFDGARPLDEVSGIHVRPLLKIESDSLAFPSLRFALKELQRRLAIG; this is translated from the coding sequence ATGGTCGCATCGCTTGAAATGAAGGCTTTGTTCCGACATTGCCCTCGTTGCAGCTCGACCGAGCTGGAGTGGCCGGATCCTCGGCACTTCGTCTGTCCGAACTGCGGCCTGACCCTCTATCGAAACACGACGTCCGCCGTGGCGGCGTTCCTGTTGGACCCGGAAAACAATGTGCTTCTGATTGAGCGCGCCCGCGAACCCTCGAAGGGCATGATGGCCGTTCCCGGGGGATTCGTGGATCCCGGGGAAAGAGCTGAGGAAGCCCTCCGCCGGGAGATTCGGGAAGAAGTGGGATTGACGACGGACACATTGGATTTCCTTTGCTCCGCTCCCAATACTTACGCCTACAAGAACATTTCCTACGATGTGCTGGATTGGTTTTTTGTGGGACGGCTTCAAAACTTCGATGGAGCGAGGCCTCTGGATGAGGTTTCAGGAATCCATGTACGCCCCTTGCTCAAAATTGAATCGGATTCCCTGGCTTTTCCGTCGCTCCGTTTCGCGTTGAAGGAACTCCAACGCCGGCTTGCCATCGGATAG